Within Crassostrea angulata isolate pt1a10 chromosome 2, ASM2561291v2, whole genome shotgun sequence, the genomic segment TACCCCGTAtaagtttgaaaatatttacctTTTAGAGGAACGTCGTAGGAGGGGTGATCAAAAGGAATCCTGAATTTACTGGCATAAAAATTAGTACTGTAATTATTAATTGGATTGAAATTTCAATTTAGGTCTGTTAACATTTGTCGTCCAGTGGATTTAAATCTGTTCTGTTGACTACATGAATCGACCCTCCGtttgtaaatgataaattattCGATTCAGAATCTTGCAAGTAGAGGGCATAATTGTTGGTCTCTACGCGATTTTAACATGGCCAAAAATTCAAATAGAATTTCCAAATGCGATAACAATAGAGTTTGTTTTTCGCGCCGtcctattttttaaacaattatcaggaaacattttagaatttaacaTTTTTGGCTAGGTGGTAAAGAGGACAGGATTCAAAGGAAGTAAAGGTTTTCCATCACGAGAGAGTACGTTGAGTTGTGTTCCACGGCGACTGAACCCATTTGCTAGCAAGAACAGCTTATCCTGGTCGTAAGGCACCAATGTGATGCTTAAATAAAGCACAAAGGGAAAAGAGTACTAAGttcaaatacttttaatatgGTTACAAGTCAAAAGATGACGTAAATACAAACCAGGTAAGACATTTATCTCGGCTACAACAAAAGATGAAGTAAATACAAATCAGGTAAGACATTTATCTCGGCTACAACGGACACGCTAGATAAAAGTCTCTGACGGGTGAATGGTCCGAACTCTGTGAACGTATAGGGTACAGGAGAATGGTCCGAATTCTGTGAACGTATAGGGTTTATCTTAAAACGGAGTACTTAGGATGTCCTTACACAAATGTCTGTAATTGCCGCCTAAAGGTCTTTTTACCACTGAGCAAgaaattttctataaatttaaacttaaagtttaattaatataaaatggtggaaattaaagaaagaattccatataaataaaaaaaattatacttctACTATGAAATTTCAtcaacaggggggggggggggggttgaggaTCCGCCTGACAAATTCCTCTCGAACGATGGGATTCGTCAAGTCTTCCTGAAAAGTACGCCTTTAAAACATGTTAATACCTCGTATCTCCCAAGAACATCAATGTTTAACTTCAATGTTAAAACATTGATCCTTCGCGACTGAACATGCTCGCCTCCCGATCATACATGGTGTACTCGGGAGTTTTATTTAAACGCAAAGTTTGGTTTAAGAAAAGTGAAAGGTCCCCCATCACGATCTTGTATTTCTGAGAAAAAGCTTCAAGACTCTCCTTGTAACTGGCTACAGTATCAGTCAACAATGACATGGCAGGGTGAAAAAAAAGGGGATCTTAAATTTTACCGGCATAAAAGTTGGAACTGTGACTAAtggattaaaattaaaatttgtgttTGTTAGCATTCGTTGACCAGTAGAagtctttaaataatttttaaaaaagtaataaaacagAGTACTaagtataaaaattaaataagtaataaaacaaaatataaagaacGTTAATATTAACAGGCATCTTAATCAAAAGTAGCATGTCCTGAGTTAGTGTTCGATGTGTAATTGTAACGCACGTGCCCTGGTGAACAATAACACCGAAACTAGTTATGGTGACATCTCCGTAAATGCTCTTTAAATCCGTTATAGCTGTGGGAGTAGCAAATTGCTTTTCTCCGGATCGAGAGAGTAAATTTGAAGCCTTTCATCGAGACGAAAACttcataatcattaaaaaagcTTGCATTAATAACCATTGTCACTTACAATCGGCTTTTAGTTCTGGTAATATCATgagattgttaaaaaattacattttttcgAATAACCATGCCATTGGTCagccaaataaaataaaacagattatAACACAGCACAAAGAAAGCCAACAACAGATCCAATTAAATTACTACTTTAATAGAGTTAACAAAAATACTATAGTAATTGAATAATTACAATAATAAGgcaaaaacaataaagaaaaacaattaaggattttacaatcaaagaataattgttgACAATAATTTAAAGTCTTTTAGAATGTCAGAGTCACTGAACAAgagtaatgaaaaatataataataaaaagtcaGACAACACTTTGGGAAGCCGGGTGTAACAACAGAGGGAGACCGTTCCTCACTGGTGGTGGGTTGAGGACTGCTTCACTCTGTCCATGTCAGTTCGTATATACGGTCACTAGAAACGCCCCCTTGTCACTGATGCGTGGGAATTAACGTGGTCATTACTTTTGAAGCTCGTAAACTGTCCATAAAAGATCCAGTCGTTAAAATAAGTTTACACAGTCTTTGTATAGTATCCATGTGTAGTAATTAGTTTAACTGTCAATTAGCCACACTCGAATGACAACAATTGTCAGAACGTCCTGGTCAGTGAGTAGATCATCGAGAAGAGTGTTGGTTCACCAGTAACTGTGTCCTTGATTGGCGTCCAGGTAGCGGTCTTCACGGTTCTGCTCTGTTGCCCCCGGCACGTGTACAAGTACGTCCTTGTCTAAGCGCTGCACTCTGCACGGTCGAATGACCTCTGTCATTCATGCGTCCAGGTAAACAGACTACTATAAGAGTACAGGTAAACAGCTAAAACATAGGAATTAATATTAAGTCATTAAATAGTACATAATTGTTATGACAattaaacacaattaaaaatGGGGTCAATTGTGTTACATCCGTCCCCTGCAAAAAGATGAATTAAGATTAATTCATATCATCAACATACATGGATATACATAAAAGAAGAatcattataaaatcaataataattaaGTCCCCGTTACCACCAGTAAGTAATTATATGAGAGGTCCTCCACTACTTGGGTAGAACGAATGTAgtaacataatatttaaatataacaatacaAATCCCGAAGAAGAACATTATAtacaaaagaacaaaacaaaatacataagGTTAATTGTCACCTTTAGTGCGTTCATACTCGCCAATGATTGTCGGGTACATTTTTCTGATGGCATCTGGGTCATCAGTCCCTGTGCTATATACTGAAGTCACCATTGGTGCAGACGGCTTGCTGCCTCTGCCAGCGTCAACATCGCCAGATGAGTTAATCATCACCAAAGGAAATCCTTCTCCATTCTCTCCCTTGTCACTGCCCCTGCCCTGTTTTCGCCACAATTTACCTGACCAACgcctttttattttacaatagaCAAAGATTATTACAATTATAATTATTGCAGAAGCTACACCCATTAATACATATGCCCAAGTAGGTAATCCCCAGAAATCGAATAATGGGGGTACTGAATTTACCAGTTTTAATTCTTCAACCAGTTTGTCCATGCTAACCATTTCAagatcatttaatttttcaggaatagatatattgtttaaattatcaaaattggaATGAACAGGTTTCCATAATTGGATGGCAGACACGTTATAAGATTGCATGAAAGTTGTCAGAAGGTTTGTCGCATTATATTTACTTTCTTGGTGATAATGAGGGGGTAATGTCATTGCACTTGTGACGGCTGAACAGGACTGATCAAGGTTCACAATTTGGATGGGAGGACGTACAATGACATCAGTAGCTAATGTATTTTTGCCTTCTCCACATAACTTTACGAAATGTAATTTTTCTGATGTTGATACCACCCAATGTCCATTATTTAAATAAGTTGCCCGGGGCAATACAGACTTAAGCTGAAccattactttacaatattttcgAACTTTTTGAACTTCTTGAAGAAATAACGCCGTGACACATAATCTTGAAATGCTAGTCTTATAAACTGGACTTCGCGCGAAACAGAACCCCATTAAAGGATTAGAACAGCTTTTTAATTCTTCGTTAGATAACAACATGTATTGGGTTCGCTCTGTATTGATAGCAATCGCATTTGATTCGAGCTTGTATTGTGCAACCATAGAACAGCCATTTGTAATGACGGAGTTACTTTGATTTGTCATAAGTGCGGGTATGTTATGAATTTTGTAAACATGATAAGTTTCCTGCGCGTCTAATAGTGGGATAgataaaataatcaacagtttgttATCCGCAGTTgtcgatgtacatgtaagaaattTATAAAAGGACCATAAATCTTCATCTGGGTTTCCAGGTAATCTCAAAGTCCGGGGTAATTTAGTTTTAATGGTAagtaataaatcttttaaatcatgAGGAGCCATTATACTTGGTGTCAAATGTCCGATTGCAAGAGCATTTAGTTGAATATACAAATGTTCGACATGAGTTCTTACTTCGGAAGTCATTACTTGAATTTCCTGTACGGCTCTATTAATTCGCAAATATGAATTGACAAAGTAATCTAATTTATGAAGTTGTTTTTCAATACCGGTCGTAAGATTTTTCAATTGGTCCGACAGAGTTACTAACGCGCCTAAAATTTCATTGATCTTTTGTCGATTTTCTCGCACTGCAAGTCGAGTGCCATTAATTAACGTTAGGCTTTCTTGTATTACGTGAGTAATTTTTCGTTGGTTATTGGCcaaattatttatattgttaCGTATCCCCTGTAAATCATCTTCCGACACTGTTCCAAATAGAAAACTAAAAGCTTTACCAATAATGGGTAAGAGTGATCGTCGACGACGATAACCCGTAAGATCATGTAAAGGACTCAGAATTTGGAAATTATTATAAACAGCGTCTTGAGCAGttcttaaatttattatttctaactctaacCCTTTAAATGTTTGGAAATGTTTGTCTTTAAGAGGAACATCATAGAATTTGACAAGAACATTATTTATCCTATTAACTTCATCCAGAGCGGAATATAGTTTGTCAATGGACTGATCATAAACTGACAAATCGATAACCATCGTTACAAGCCAGCGACTTCGTGTGGTTGAAATTTCATGGGATTGttcaaaaattacattttctctTACTATCATACTGTTGCCGTTGGTCAGCCAAATCAAGATTAAGAAAGGCAGAATGGTCGATGCCATGATctgcaatacaaaaaaaatattaataaatgacataaatTACGTTTtcttaatattgataaaatttatattagCCGGTCACACAAAACTCATATACCGGAGGATCAACTTTGTGGGATCTGCTTGACAGATACCTGTCGACCGATAAGGTTCGCCCAGCAGATCCCAAAAATCATCCCCGAATACGTTTCGTAACACTTCGTCCCCCAAGGAACCTCAGGGCGTCCCTGTCGTATATGTCATACTTAGGGACGGTCTGAGAATGTTCCGTGAGTTTCAAGAACACCGATATATTCCCCATAACTTCTTTATGTTTATGGGTTGGCTGACCGTTGGGTTCAAATGGCTGGACAGCCAAAATGTCTCCCAGGTCAGATGAGGTTCCGAAAAGAAGATCGAGACGAGCGTGTCTatgattgattttatatttacggATGTAGAAATCCGTACTGACGGCATTCAGGGGTTGTTGATACGTCGTCGAGGGGCATATGCGTGCGTCCCAAACGCACTGGTGGCCGGAGGGCGTCTCTAACCACTCCAGAATCTTGGTTCTGGGCCACATGAACCTACTGTCCCGTTCGATTTGCTCGATCAGGTAGCGTAATGGTCTATTGCAGGAAGGTAAGACTAACGGCCTTACTTCCTCAGAGTGTGACCGGACAGAATTTGACAGGAGGACAAGCGcatttaaattcttaaaaactACGTTCAATTTCTGTTTATGCTCGTCTTTAAAACACTTATCTAGATATTTATCAAGGATGTGCACTTGCACAACGGGCGGCAGGGACTTCAGCGACATCATGATCTGTAACGGAAATGAAAAGAGAAGGTTATGCGCAATTCGAAATTCAAACACATAGTTTACATAAGTCGAATGGCAGTTTCCAATAGGAATCTGAACTTATTCTCAGCCGATTTTGGTTTACGAGTGGTCTTGGGTTTAATATGACATGCGTTAACATCCATATCCAAAAGAGACCCATTCCCATTGTCAGTGTCAGTAGTAAGGTCCAAGTCTTTGTCAGTCTTAACATTGTCTTTTGCTCTAAGTCTCTTTTGAAGTTCCCACAGAGGAATATCATCTTCGGAAGAGGAGTCTTCTCGTTCTCTTCGATACTGTCGTGCTAGCTGTGCAAGCGGAACATTGTCGTCCTCATCTTCACTTTCGCTAGGGAGTACTTCGTGATCATGGTGTTCTTCAGTCATTAATGAATCTTGATCTGAAACTACAGATCGCGCTTCTGAATTATCATCAGAGTTTGGTGCTGCTGAGTGTGATTCATTATTCACGTCCTCTTCTTCTTCTTGTGGTTCATCATCGTCTGACTCTGACTCTTGTGGCATAACATACGCTGTTTTACGTAGAGGTTTTCCTGTATCATCCTTTGGAATCTCCCATTGATCGATCTTGGCAAATCTCAGCAACTCTTTGTGGGCTTTGGTGACCTTGCCATCGAGTTGGTTCTTGATCTTGAACGTTACTGGTGATGTTTGTTCAATGATTCTGTAGAAAGGCTTCCATCTGGATTGAAGTTTACTCTGGCGCTGATTGTTTCTGTAGTAAACAGGATCGCCTACCTTCAGGTCGATATCTACTGCTGTTCTGTTAGCATATTTAGCCTGTCGTTTCTTCGAGCGTCTTAAGATCCTATGAACTGTAGTAAATGCTTTGTGTTGTTGTTCAAGCGCAATTCTGTGAGGATCTTCTCCAAGGTACCGTCGTCTTGGTCTCAGGATGTTGTCAATTGGCAGAACAACGTCCCTGGTATACAATAGGTAGAATGGTGTGTATCCTGCTGATTCGTTGACGTTGAATCTGATGGCAGCCAAAGTTTGGTTTAGATGAATATCCCACGTTGTTAGGTTGTCTTCCATCTTCTTAGCCATTACATCATGTAAAGTTCTATGGAATCGTTCAACCTTGGCGTTGCTTTGCGGATGATAGTATGAGGTCTTCACATGAGATATGTTCAGTGCTTCTAAAGTTTCTTTCACAGTTCTGTTTTCGTTTTCGGTTCCATTGTCTGTGATTATTTCCATAGGAGCTCCGTGACGAGGGAAGATTTCCTCAATAATCAAATGAGCGATCGTAGCAGCTGTCTTCTCTGGTACTGCGTATGCTTCTGGCCATCCAGAAAGTAGATCTACAAATCCCACAATATACTTGTTTCCCGATAAAGACTTCGGATAAGGACCTGATAGATCTAAACCAATCTTTGCAAACGGGAACGGTGGAACATCCGTTATCTGCGTTGTTGGTTTAAGTTGTTTTAGGTTTCTTGTTGCACATATGACACACTTGCCGACATAATCATATAACTCTTTGTACAAATTAGGCCAATAGTACTTTTGCCTAATTGCATCAAACGTCTTGTCGATTCCCAAGTGGCCATTGTCATCATGGTACTGCTTGATAACTCCAGATCGGTAATGCATTGGTACAAACAGGCGTAATACAGGATCATTATCTGCGTTGGTGAGATAATAGAGAACATCATCAATTAAAAGATGCTTACTTCCTGTGGATTTTGTTGCCCGGCCTTGTTGTAGCTGTCTTACAAGGAATGCAATTTCTGGATCCTTAGCTTGTTCTTCAGCAATGTTGAGTTCTCCGTTCTCTTGTAACTCAATCTTGGGCTTATAAGGGATGTCTGGTTCTCCAATGTCCAAGTTTGTGTGTTCTCTAGGATTGATTGCGTTGGAATTAATAAAGTTGATTTCCAATGTGTTGTCATGAACATCAGGCTCGTCAAATTCCGTCGTACTAGCTTCTGTAGTTGTTGGAGTCCTGGACAGAAGATCAGCACAAGTATTTTCTGTCCCTGGAATGTACTCAATCGTACAATTGTATCCCGCGATGCCGAGAGCCCAAAGCTGAATCTTCTTGTTCTTCATAGGAGCATCAAGTAGATACTTTAAAGGTTTGTGGTCAGTTCTTATCACAAATTTTGCGTTATGTAGGTAATGATCCAGTTTCTGAAGTGCAAAATGTATCGCAAAGGCCTCTTTCTCCACAGTTGACCAACGAGTCTGTGTATCGCTCAGTTTGTGGGACAGGTAGTAGAGTGGTTTCTCTCTTCGGATACCCGGAATAATTTCTTGATCATCGTCGTCTGTTTCTTGTTCTAAACAGGCGCCCACTGCTGTGTCTGAAGCATCCGTATACAGAACGTACTCTCTGCTCGGATCTGGATATGACAACAATGGAATAACCGTCAAACTGTCTTTAATGTAGTCGAAGGCTAGTTGACACTGTGGGTTCCATTTAAACTTCGCATACTTCTTCGTTAGGGAGACCAATGGTTCAGCAATCTTTGAGAAATTAGGAACAAACCTGCGGTAATAACTGCACATTCCTATGAAACTTCTCACTTCTCGGACAGTTGTAGGGCTCGGTAAGGATCGAATAGCAGCCACTTTGTTCGGGTCTGGTTTAACTCCAGTTTTGTCGATGATAAATCCCAGATATTGTGTTTGTTCCTTGAGAAATGAACACTTTTTCGCTTTTAGTTTTAATCCATGTTTTCTAAGTCTATCGAACACAGTCTTGATATGTTGTTCATGCTGTTCCAGAGTTTCGGAAAAGATCAAAATGTCATCAAGGTAGGCCAAAGCACATGAATCTAAGCCCTGAAGCACTACACTCATCAGTTCTGAGAATATTTGTGGAGCATTACATAATCCGAAAGGCATCACATTGAATTCAAAGAGTCCTCGGTGACACGTAAAAGCAGTCTTTTCTTTGTCTTCTTCTTGTACTTGAACTTGCCAATATCCGGACTTTAGATCCAGCGATGTGAAATACGACGCTTTTCCTAGCTGGTCCAGTAGATCGTCAATCAATGGTAAGGGCCAGGAATTGGTCTTGGTCACTTTGTTCAATCGTCGGAAGTCTACGCAGAATCTTTTGGAGCCATCTTTCTTGTCCACCACGACGATAGGAAAACTCCATGGTGATTTTGATCTTCGGATGACGTTAGCTGCTAACATATCGTCTATGGCGCGATCTACAATCTTACGTTTGTTCAAAGGTGTCCGGTATGGTTTCATCTTTATCGGGGGATGATCTCCAGTATCGATCTTCATCTGTATGGTATTGGTGTGTCCTAGGTCTGCGTCCGACACAGCAAATAGGTCTCGGTGTTGTGAGATTAACTTCTCTATCCGTTGGCGATGTTCGGGTGGAACGTTTAACTCCGCTGTGATGTCTTGAAGATCATCATCCTTCCCCGTACTGGTAGTTGGTTCGATGCACATTTCGTCGACGGCGTTGATCTTACCAATGATGCTGCCGCGCTTCACCTTAAAAATCTTGTTAGTATTGTTAACCAGCAATACAGGCACTCTACACGATTGTCTTGTTTTCGCAATTGCACTTCCGATCATAAGGCCTGGTTCATCACTTAGAAAACATTTATCAATTGCATTAATTTCAACAGTTTTATTCACAAAGTTCGAATGGTTCTTGTGTTTTGCATAACACACAGTCGAGGTCTGAGGTCTAAGAACAGTCTTTTTGCATGCACGTAAGATAGAAGCTATATGAATATCTTCCACCATAGGGACATAAGTTTTACCAATTCTTAAACTTCCCAAATCAAAATAAAGTCTAACCCCGTTTTTAATTAACCAATCTCTTCCAAAAATGAATGatctatttacatttttgactacataaaaCTCATGATCTAAAGTCAATCCACCAATTTTGAATCTAATATTTGCACAACCTTCAATTTTCAAATCGGCGCCATTTAcagattttaaatttactttcGGTTTCGATAATTTTGAAGGATAAGGGAGCGACCAATAAACGTCTGCGTTAACCAAAGAAACGGCGGCGCCCGTGTCCAAAAGAGGTCTAAATCTTcgttttccaattttaatgatACATGAATTTGGATTTTCAACCGAATTTATTGTAATAGTtggtaatttattttcaattttatatttgctCCCCCCAATCGTCCCGGCATGGACGGAGCGTTTAAGTTTAACTCTTCCTGACTTTCCTGATCATGATTCGCGATCTCGTCAATCGCTGCGACTTGCGGTGTTGTTTTCCGTGGTGTAAATCTTGCATCGGCACCTCGCGCTGCGACGCGTGCATTTGTACACTCAAAACTAAAATGGCCCCGTCTATGACAATTCCAACAAGTGATTTGCGAGCGCGGTCGATGCTCATCGACTGCCAAAACTTTCTTGTGAATTACTCTTGGTTTGTTTTCAGGTCGCGGTTGGCGTTTATGTTGCTGTCGGTCGCGCCTAACCCTAAAATGATCAATGTCCATTGGCTCGCCCTTAGTATCTCGCGGTGAGAAGTAGTCGCGTCCTGTGCGTAACTGAAAACGCATTTGTAAATTTATCTCTTGTCTCGCGGATGCGATTGCATCGGTCATTGTCTGAGGATTATCTCTCATTACCTTTAACCTTACGCGATCTGAATGCAACCCATCTGTAAAAATACCCACTAGCTGTACTTCCAGAACCCCTACAGCTTGTTCAGCGAGAGAAAGCAATCGTTCAGCGTAAATCTGTACGTTTTCGCCATGTTCTTGTTTTACCGTTCTTAATAATTGAAGGGCATGTTGTGGGTCGTTTACCGCGTTGAACCTTTGATTTAGTTCCTTTTTCATTGTCTCCCAATTAACCCCCGGATTTCCCGACAAATAACGGTGCATGAACTCGCTAGCATGTCCAGAACTAGTTTCATAAGCTAcaagtttgattttttcatcAGGGACCCTTCTCAACAAAGCAAATTTCTCGATAGCCTTTATCCATTTCTTAAATTCTTTAGGATCTCCCTCAAAAGGTTTGATTCGAGTTGCCCCAAAAGCCTGACCAATGTTATCTACTATAGAAGTTGCTAACCCTTGCATTGCGTTAAGAAAAGCTTCTTCACCCATGTTAGTTCGCGTTGTGTTTAGTGGCAAAATACAGAACAAAAACTTACCAGAGAGAATGTAGAAGATTCCGAATTAAATTTCCTTGGCAAGTTGAACCCGTTCGTGATGCAACTGACGCTGATAGATGCAGCATATCCTGGTCATGGCACCAACGAGGATCTATAACACAGCACAAAGAAAGCCAACAACAGATCCAATTAAATTACTACTTTCATAGAGTTAACAAAAATACTATAGTAATTGAATAATTACAATAATAAGGCAAAAACAatcaaagaataattgttgACAATAATTTAAAGTCTTTTAGAATGTCAGAGTCACCGAACAAgagtaatgaaaaatataataataaaaagtcaGACAACACTTTGGGAAGCCGGGTGTAACAACAGAGGGAGACCGTTCCTCACTGGTGGTGGGTTGAGGACTGCTTCACTCTGTCCATGTCAGTTCGTATATACGGTCACTAGAAACGCCCTTTTGTCACTGATGCGTGGGAATTAACGTGGTCATTACTTTTGAAGCTCGTAAACTGTCCATAAAAGATCCAGTCGTTAAAATAAGTTTACACAGTCTTTGTATAGTA encodes:
- the LOC128173060 gene encoding uncharacterized protein LOC128173060, translated to MASTILPFLILIWLTNGNSMIVRENVIFEQSHEISTTRSRWLVTMVIDLSVYDQSIDKLYSALDEVNRINNVLVKFYDVPLKDKHFQTFKGLELEIINLRTAQDAVYNNFQILSPLHDLTGYRRRRSLLPIIGKAFSFLFGTVSEDDLQGIRNNINNLANNQRKITHVIQESLTLINGTRLAVRENRQKINEILGALVTLSDQLKNLTTGIEKQLHKLDYFVNSYLRINRAVQEIQVMTSEVRTHVEHLYIQLNALAIGHLTPSIMAPHDLKDLLLTIKTKLPRTLRLPGNPDEDLWSFYKFLTCTSTTADNKLLIILSIPLLDAQETYHVYKIHNIPALMTNQSNSVITNGCSMVAQYKLESNAIAINTERTQYMLLSNEELKSCSNPLMGFCFARSPVYKTSISRLCVTALFLQEVQKVRKYCKVMVQLKSVLPRATYLNNGHWVVSTSEKLHFVKLCGEGKNTLATDVIVRPPIQIVNLDQSCSAVTSAMTLPPHYHQESKYNATNLLTTFMQSYNVSAIQLWKPVHSNFDNLNNISIPEKLNDLEMVSMDKLVEELKLVNSVPPLFDFWGLPTWAYVLMGVASAIIIIVIIFVYCKIKRRWSGKLWRKQGRGSDKGENGEGFPLVMINSSGDVDAGRGSKPSAPMVTSVYSTGTDDPDAIRKMYPTIIGEYERTKGDN